The Kutzneria kofuensis genome includes the window CGCCGGTGATCGCGCCACCGACACCGTCCAGCACGACATCGACGCCCTTGCCGTCGGTGAGCCTTGCCACGCCGTCGCGCAGCGACTCCCGGGACAGGTCGATGACCTCGAAGCCGGCCTCGCGGCCGAGCGCGGCCTTGGCGCTGGAGGTGGCGGTGGTGAAGGCACGGGACGCGCCGAGCACCCGGGCGACCTCGACGCCGCCCTGCCCGACCGCTCCCCCGACACCGGGCGCGAGCACGGTCTGGCCGGCACGGAAGCCGACCACGTCGGTGAGGGCGAGCAGCGCGGTCAGCTGGCCGGAGCCGGTGGTCAGGGCGGCGGCCGCGATGTCGTCGACGGCGTCCGGGATCGGCACGAGGTGCGCCGGGTCGACGGCGACCAACTCGGCCCAGACTCCGTCGACGGCGAGGCCGTACCGGCCGTTGCCCAGCGCCACTCTGGCGCCGACCGACAGGCCCGAGCTACCGGGCTCGACCAGCACGCCGACGCCGCTGGCGCCGGGGATCACCGGGAACGGCTTGACCGCGCCGTCGGGGAGTTTGCCCAGCCTGGCGGTGTTGTCGAGGGGGCTGACGCCGGCCACGGTGATGCGGACGACCGCCCACCCGTCGCGGGCCGCGGGCTCGGGCACGGTGGCGAGGTCGAGGACGTCGTAGTCGCCGAAGCGGTGGTACTGGATGGCACGCATGTCGGGCTCCTCGGTCGTGGATGAAATAACCGTATCACTTTTACCTCTTTCACTCGTCCGGTCAGACGTTGTCGGCCGCCGTCGACTGAGGGACGTTGGTCACATGACCGACGAGACCGACGTGCTGATCGTCGGCGGCGGCCCCGTCGGGCTCACCGCCCGTGCGCTGCTGGCCCGCTGGGGCGTGCGGACCCTGCTGGACTCCGACTGCGCGCCGGGGTTCCCCACGGTCGCCGTCGAAGAAGCTCACCGTCGACTTGTCGGCCCGGGATCGATCGCGTTGAGCGCGTCCAGGGCCGCAGCAGAGATCTGGTCGTCGAGCACGATCGAGCGCAGGCCGGTCGGCTTGGTGAGCCGCTCGTCCCGTTCCAGCAGCGCCAACACCCGGGGCCGCAGGCCTTTCGCCGGCGGCCCCAGCTCCGCGACCGCCCGGAGGGCCTCCAAGATCACGGGCTCGTACTCGGGGGCGTCCAGGGCGTGCGCCAGCACGGCCAGGGTGAGTTCGGTGTCGCCGCACGCCACGACGATCTCCGGCACGCCGAACATGCCCCACCGATCCCTGTTGTCACGCACCCACTTCTCGGCCCGCGCCAGCACCGGAGCTCGCTCGGCCGGATCGAGCAGCGCGGCCGAGCGCACAAACGCGTGCGCGAAGCGCCAGTCATCCGGTGCCCCAAGGCCGTCGAGCACCTCGCGCAGCACTGCCTTGTCGCCGGTGACCAGGCAGTGCACCCGCGCGGCCCACAGCGCCAGCCACTCGTCGTCGACGACCCGGACCAGCGCCTCGATCCACGGTCCCAGGTGCGCGGCCGCCGAACCCACGCCCTCGAAGACCATCAGCGCCGGTTCGGGCCGCTTCGACGCCAGCATCAGCGTCAGCGCGTCCTCCGCGCCGTAACCGGCCGGGCCGCACGCGGCGAGGGCTCGCCAGAGCTGATACTGCACCGAAGTCGGTTCAGGGCCACACTTTTCGAGTACGGCGTGCAGCACCGGCACCACGCGTTCCGGGTAGCGCGGCGCACATTCCTTCGCCATGTCACCGAGATCCGGTTCGAAGCCGGACGCGTGGTAGTAGCCGAACTTGTCGCCGTTCTCCTTGACGGCACGGAGAACCGACGGCACGGCACGCTCGTCGCCCTGGCGTACCAACGCCCAGGTCGCGGCCTCCTCGACGGCCTGGTCCCCGTCCCCGAGCAGATGGGCGAGCCGGTCCGCATAGGGAATGCCCGCCTCGCCGACGGCCGCGAGCAGGTCGGCGGCCAGCGTCCGGACCTGCGTATCGTCGTTGTACAGCAACTGTCCGAGCAGCGGCAGCAACGACCTCGTGGCCGAGCGTGACTTCGCCATCACGTCGCCGGCCGCTTCGAGCGCACCGGCCAACACGCCACCGGTGCCCTGCACGAGCAGCGGCCGGATGATCTCCATTCGCGCGGTGACGTCGTCGTCCGGGCAGAGCGCCTGGACCAGCCGACGCCCGTTGCCGCTCCACGCCGCATAGGCCCCGCGGGGTAGGTTCGACGCGAGGGCGGCGTCCACCAATTCCTGTGCTGGCACCGATTCACGGTCCAACATGCGGCGTGCCATCAGGTTCGCCAGTCGCAGCGGCTCGTCCGACACCGCGGCGAGTCGCAGCACGGCGGTCCGGCCGGCCAGGGCGCCCTCCAGCCGCGACTTGACCCGGATCGTCAGCTCCTTCTCCCGCGCGTCCCGTGCCACCAACGCTTTCTCGACTTCCTCGGCACGGGGCGACAACGCGGCGTACTGCCACAGCAGCGTGAGGGCTTCCCTGCGCACGTTGGCATTGCGCTCCTTCGCCAGCGCGATCACCTTGTCGTGCAGGGAAAGCAGCGCCTCCCGGCAGGCGATAGCATCCGGGTCCGACCGCCACCTCCGGTCGTTCAGCCTCATCACGAGCCGGCCGAGCATCTCCACGACGTCGGCCCGAATCCGGATCTTCGGCGTCCCGACGAGCTCGATGAGGTACGGCACCGTCGGCGCGCTCGCCGAGCAGATTCCCCCGTCCAGCGGGAAAAGCGCGCCCTCGATGCCGTCCAGCTGCTCGCGCATGTTCCAGTTGCTGGCCAGGGCCCGCAGCCGGCGCGGGATGTCGGACGCCTTGCCGTAGGCGTGCCGGAGCTGCGCCCACGGGATGTCGTCGAGCCCGTCCAGGGGCGTGTACTGCTCGCTCGCCACCGTCAGGACACCGGCGCGAGCAGGATCCACAGTGGACCATCGGCCACCGGCACGGCGTTGCCGGCGGCGTCGGCGAAGATCGTCGCGTCGGTGCGGCTGGGCCGGGACCAGGTGGCCTGGAACGACTTCCCGTCCCGGAACACGGTCGCGGGTCCGCTGCCGACGGTGACCCCGACCGGCGACGGATTGCCCGCCGCGTCACCGGGAACCGTGCCGGCGCGGGTTGTGACCTTCTCCACCACCACGGTCGCCGCGCCGACCCGGCCGCCGTCGGTCGTGGTCAGCGGGCTGCCGTCCATGGAGATCAGCCACTTCTGGTCCGACCACTCGAAGTCGAAGCCGACCGACGCCACCTGCTCGTGCTGCTTGGTCACCGGCGTGCCGCCGGCCGGCGCGGGCCCGGTCTGCTCCGGCGTGACGGTGCCGGCGCCCTTGGGCAGCTTGTCCGGGTGCACGAACAGGTCGTGCGGCGACTGCCGGCTGCTGTCCCGGAAGTACGCGGTGGGCACGGCGCTCTGGCAGCCGGTCTCCATGCCGGCGTTGCGCAGCAACGGCGCCAGCTGCGGGGCCGAGCCGGAGCACGCCAGCGTCGGCCGGCCGTACTGGCCGAGCAGGTCGATGTCCGTCTCACGGGCGCTGCGCACCGGGCCGATCACCGGGGGCAGCTTGCCCAGGTACACCGCCGCGATCCGGGTCAGGCCGCCCTCGACCGGCTCCACGTAGACCACATCCGCCATGGTCAGGCCGGTCTGCGGCCGGGCCGCCGCGACGTTGTCGATCTTCACGACCAGGGCGGATCCCGCTGGCACCGCCGTCGTGGTCGTCGGTTCGGGCGCGGCGGACCGGCCCGAGCAGGACGAGACCAGCAGCAGCACCGCCGCGGCGGGCACCAGCCAGATTCGCGCCATGCCCCCATCTAACGCCATCCGGGCCCGCCACGGCCGTGCCGATCACACGATCAGGTCACCCGTGGTGGCCGCCGCCACCGCCGTCGAAACCGCCGCCGAAGCCCCCGCCGTCGTGGTGCCCGCCGAAGCCGCCGCCGTCGTGGTGGTGTCCGGTGTGGCCGCCGAAGACGCCGTGGTGGTGATGGTGGCCGGTGGTGTTCTCAACGCCGGGCACGAAGTAGCTGTCGTTGATGTTCGGCCGGCGCCGGCCACCACGGGCCGCCGCCGCGATGCCGGCGATGAGAAGGGTGATGCCGACCAGGATGAGCAGGCTGAACGCCATGACGTCACCTCCTGCGGTCGCGTCGGCGGTGTCCCCCTGACCCCGGGTCCGCGACCTGTGACATCGGAGTGTTCTCCCTGTCGTGGCCCGGAATCCACGGACTTGAGCAAGGTTTGATCCGGCGATTTGATTTCAATTGTCACTGAAGTTGTAGTGCTAGAATCCCAGATGGAGGCGCCAGGATCGTGAACCGCGGGCCGCCCCGCCGCGTATCGAACCGTGTCAGTGCACAACAGTGCGATCATGCAACGATCCATTGTGGAGCGTGGATGATGACGGTACGGACGATTCTGGGCGTGTGCGGTGTGGTCGCCGTGCTGTCGACGGCGGCCTGCGGCAGCACGCAGGTGGGCATGACCGCCGCGCCGGCGACCACGGCGCCGGCGTTGACCGACACCCGGTACGGGCCGCTCAGCGCGGCCGACATGAAGCTGATGACGCTGGTCCAGGAGACCAGCATCCGCGAGATCACGCTGTCCCAGTGGGCCCTGCAGCGGTCGACGAACCCGCAGGTCAGGGCGGCGGCGCAGATGATCGTCACGCAGCACGTGCAGCTGCAGAAGGAGGACCTGGCCGCCGCCGCCAAGCTGGGCGTCACGCTGCCCGACCGGCCCAGCGCCGACATGCAGGTCGGCATCGACCGGATGTCGCAGGAGAGCGGCAAGACCTTCGACACCGACTACGCCAACTCGCTGCGGCAGGCCCACGGCGAGGCGTTCATCCTGATCGCGCAGGTGCGCGCCGACACCCGCAACTCCGTGGTCCGGCCGCTGGCCGACTCCGCCAACGACTTCATCAAGATGCACATCCAGGTGCTGGAGAAGACCGGCGACGTGGACTACTCGCAGCTGCCCGTCCCCGACGCGTCCTAAGGCAGCAGTCGCTCCCGGTGGTGTTCCTCGTGCAGGTCACGACGGCGCGCGTGCAGCAGCTGCGCCAGCGTGATCACGCCGAGGTGGTTCGCCGGGTCGTCGCGGTCGACGACCGGGGCGCTGGTCACGTAGGCCTCGGCCAGCTTGTTGGCCACCTCGCGCAGCGTCTCGTCCGGATGCACGACCACGCGGACCGGCGCCGGCATCTCCGCCTGGGGCTCCGGCGTCATCACCTCGTGCGCGAAGAACGTCTCGAGTGGATCGGTCGTGTACTCGCGGGTCAGGTGCAGCCGGCGGCGGGCGATCTTCTCCGTGAGCACGGATCGCTTGAGCAGCAACACCGACAGCGCGTACGCCGACACCGACGCCACCACCAGCGGCAGCAGGTAGCTCCACGCGTGCGTCAGCTCCAGCGTGAAGACGATGCCCGTCAGCGGGGAGCGCATCACGCCGCCCACGACCGCCGCCAGGCCGCAGGTCGCCCAGAAGCCGGGCGTGAAGTGCGGCAGCAGGCCGCTTTCCGCCGCGCCGAGCGAGGCGCCGATCATGAACACCGGCGCGAGCACGCCGCCCGAGGTGCCCGAGCCCAGCGACAGCGACCAGATCGCCGTCTTCACCACCAGGATGCCGACGATCAGCGCCTGCGTGGCGTGGCCGGTCAGCAGCTGGTCGATCACGTCGTAACCGACGCCCAGGGCCCTCGGCTCGATCAGGCCGCCGACGCCGATGACCAGGCCGCCCAGCGCCGGCCACCACATCCAGTGCACCGGCAGGCGGGCGAACAGGTCCTCGGCGAAGTAGACCAGCGCCGTCGCGCCGATCGCCAGCAGGCCGCCGGTCAGGCCCGGGACCAGCGCCAACGCGTCGAACGCCGGTCCCGGTGCGGACGCCGGCGCCGGCACTGCGAACACCGGGTCCGTGCCTAGCATGACACCTCGCAGGACGGTGCTCACCACCACCGCCGCCCCGACCGGGATCAGGCTGCGCGGCCGCCACTCGAACAGCAGCAGCTCCACCGCCAGCAGGACCGAGGCCAACGGCGCGTTGAACGTCGCCGCCATGCCGCCCGCCGCACCCGCCACCAGCAGCGTCTTGCGTTCGTCGGCCGACAGTTTGAGCGTCTGGGCCAGGATCGAGCCCACCGCCCCGCCGGTCATGATGATCGGGCCCTCCGCGCCGAACGGGCCGCCCGTGCCGATGCTGATCGCCGCCGACACCGGCTTGAGCACCGCCACCCTCGGCGCCACCCGGCTGCCACCGGTCAGGATCGCCTCGATCGCCTCCGGCATGCCGTGGCCGCGGATCTTCTCCGAGCCGTAGCGGGCCATCAGGCCGATCACCAGTCCGCCCGCCGCCGGCGCCGCCAGCACCAGCCACCACGGGTGGTGCACCGCGCCCGGCGCCACCAGGTCCGTCGCCAGCCGCTGGTAGAACACCGCGTTGGTGATCAGGCCGATCAGCCGGAGCAGCAGGAAGGCCGCCACCGCCGCCGCCCCGCCCACCGCGAGCGCGATCCCGGTGATCACCAACACCCGGGGCCGAACCTGGAAGTCACCGAGCCTGGCGGCTGACTGTTGCATACAGTAACCATTGCTTAGTGCAACAGATCGCGTCAAATCACGGTGGCCGAGCTCACGGTCGGGGTCATTCCGGGTCCAGCATCGGGAACAGGCGGGCGACCACCGCCACCGGCGCCGCGTCCGCCGGACGCGCGGCCGGCAGCGTTTCGCGGTGACGGAACAGGGCGATCACCGAGCGGATCGCGTCGCCCATCGCCGCCATCTCCTCCGGCGTCAGGTAGACGACCTCACTGAACGCCTCGTCGTCGCGCCACTCCACCGGGGCCTGCCCGCGGTTGTCGCGCCAGCGCTGGTAACTCTCGTCCTCCAGCCGCCGGTTCAGCTCTCCCAGCTCCGGGTCCGGCTTCGGCTTCGGGCCTTGGGCGAGCCGCCAGGGCCGGGCCCGTCCCGTCGTCCCCGGCACGTCCTCGACCAGGCCCTGCTCCGCCAGCTTGCGCAGGTGGAACGAATACAGCCCGGTGTTGCCGCCGAGCTCTCGCGCCGCGTCCGTGGACGTCAGCTCGTCACGGGTGCGCAGCAGCTCCAGCAACGCCTCCCGCACCGGGTGGTTCTCCATATTTGCAAACTCTAGCTTGTTTGCAAACTCGCTGCCAACCGCCCTACCCTGCTCGCCATGACCGTGCTGCCCGTACGCCTGTTCGGCGACCCCGTGCTCACCCAGCCCGCCGCCCCCGTCACCGACTTCGACCGCGAGCTGCACAAGCTCGTCAAGGATCTGCACGACACCCTCGAGTCCCAGCGCGGCGCCGGCCTTGCCGCTCCCCAGCTGGGCATCAGCCGCCGGGTCTTCGTCTTCGACATGGGCGACACCCGTGGCCACCTCGTCAATCCCACCCTGCGCTTCCCCGACGAGGAGGAGCAGGACGGACCCGAGGGCTGCCTGTCCATGCCCGGCCTCTACTTCGACACCAAGCGCCGTCTCAACGTCGTCGCCAAGGGCTACACCATGCACGGCGACCCTTTGCAAATCGTCGGCGCCGGCGAGCTGGCCCGCTGCCTCCAGCACGAGACCGACCACCTCGACGGCGTGCTGTTCATCGACCGCATGGACTCCCGACGCCGCCGCGCCGCCCTCCGCGAGATCCTCGCCGCCGACTGGAACTCCCCGCCGACCGTCAAGGTCTCCCCGCACTCCGGAGCCTTCTGGGGTCAGCGGTAGAGCCGCCGACGCGATCAGAACAGGCGGCCGAGGTCCTCGGCGGGCGGCTCCTCCAGCGAGAGCAGGAACCGCTTGCGGGAAAGGCCGCCGGCGTAGCCGGTGAGACGGCCGTCGGCGCCGACGACTCGGTGGCACGGCACGATGATGCTGATGGGGTTCCAGCCGTTGGCGTTGCCGACGGCCTGAGCGCCGCCGGGGTCGCCGAGGGCGACGGCGAGTTGACGGTATGTCCGCGTCTCGCCGTAGGGGATCTTGAGCAGCTGCTCCCAGACGGCCAGTTCGAACGCGGAGCCACGAGGGGCCAGTTCGAGCGAGAAGCGGGTCCGTGTGCCGGCGAAGTACTCGCCGAGCTGGGTGATGGCGTCGTCGAAGCCGGAGTCGTCGCGTGGCCCGACGGGCACCCGAGGAGGCCGGCTGTGCCCGTCGAAATACAGCCCGATCAACGCGGCGCCGTCGGCGACCAGCGTCAGGGAGCCGACGGGCGAGTCCGTGACCGTGTGCCGAACGCCCATGGCCCCACACTAGCGACCACCATCGCGACGGCGATCGCGCCGATGGCCAGCCAGTCGACCCACGCGAGCCGCTGCCCGAGCACGACAAACCCGACCAAGGCGGCCAGCACCGGGTTGACGCTCATGAACAGCCCGAAGAACTGGGCCGGCACGCGCCGCAGCGCGAACACATCGACCAGGAACGGGATGGCCGACGACAGGACGCCAGCGGTCAGCGCCTCGCCGAGCGAGTACGCGGTCGGCGGATGCAGAACCAGCACGATGAGTCCGATCGGCACGTACACGAGCGCCGAAACCAGTGCGGCGGCAGCGGATCCCTGGGCACCGGGGAGCCGCTGCCCGACAGTCCGGTTGAGCAGGATGTAGCACGCCCAGCAGGCGGCGGCGAGCAGCGCCAGGCCGATGCCGAGGTAGTCGGTGCTGGGCTGCGGACGAGCGAGCACCATGGCGGCGGGGGCCGCAACCAAGGCGCACCCCACGTCGGCCAAGCGCCGCGAACCGGCCA containing:
- the def gene encoding peptide deformylase, which encodes MTVLPVRLFGDPVLTQPAAPVTDFDRELHKLVKDLHDTLESQRGAGLAAPQLGISRRVFVFDMGDTRGHLVNPTLRFPDEEEQDGPEGCLSMPGLYFDTKRRLNVVAKGYTMHGDPLQIVGAGELARCLQHETDHLDGVLFIDRMDSRRRRAALREILAADWNSPPTVKVSPHSGAFWGQR
- a CDS encoding DUF4142 domain-containing protein; the protein is MMTVRTILGVCGVVAVLSTAACGSTQVGMTAAPATTAPALTDTRYGPLSAADMKLMTLVQETSIREITLSQWALQRSTNPQVRAAAQMIVTQHVQLQKEDLAAAAKLGVTLPDRPSADMQVGIDRMSQESGKTFDTDYANSLRQAHGEAFILIAQVRADTRNSVVRPLADSANDFIKMHIQVLEKTGDVDYSQLPVPDAS
- a CDS encoding HEAT repeat domain-containing protein; translated protein: MDPARAGVLTVASEQYTPLDGLDDIPWAQLRHAYGKASDIPRRLRALASNWNMREQLDGIEGALFPLDGGICSASAPTVPYLIELVGTPKIRIRADVVEMLGRLVMRLNDRRWRSDPDAIACREALLSLHDKVIALAKERNANVRREALTLLWQYAALSPRAEEVEKALVARDAREKELTIRVKSRLEGALAGRTAVLRLAAVSDEPLRLANLMARRMLDRESVPAQELVDAALASNLPRGAYAAWSGNGRRLVQALCPDDDVTARMEIIRPLLVQGTGGVLAGALEAAGDVMAKSRSATRSLLPLLGQLLYNDDTQVRTLAADLLAAVGEAGIPYADRLAHLLGDGDQAVEEAATWALVRQGDERAVPSVLRAVKENGDKFGYYHASGFEPDLGDMAKECAPRYPERVVPVLHAVLEKCGPEPTSVQYQLWRALAACGPAGYGAEDALTLMLASKRPEPALMVFEGVGSAAAHLGPWIEALVRVVDDEWLALWAARVHCLVTGDKAVLREVLDGLGAPDDWRFAHAFVRSAALLDPAERAPVLARAEKWVRDNRDRWGMFGVPEIVVACGDTELTLAVLAHALDAPEYEPVILEALRAVAELGPPAKGLRPRVLALLERDERLTKPTGLRSIVLDDQISAAALDALNAIDPGPTSRR
- a CDS encoding EamA family transporter gives rise to the protein MTTDRVGGMAMMLGGALSSQVGAATAALAFPVIGPAGVVAVRQWVAGAVLLAAGRPRLRSFTGYEWRPVLALALVFATMNLSLYTAIDRIGLGLAVTLEFLGPVAVAVAGSRRLADVGCALVAAPAAMVLARPQPSTDYLGIGLALLAAACWACYILLNRTVGQRLPGAQGSAAAALVSALVYVPIGLIVLVLHPPTAYSLGEALTAGVLSSAIPFLVDVFALRRVPAQFFGLFMSVNPVLAALVGFVVLGQRLAWVDWLAIGAIAVAMVVASVGPWAFGTRSRTRPSAP
- a CDS encoding methylated-DNA--[protein]-cysteine S-methyltransferase, with product MGVRHTVTDSPVGSLTLVADGAALIGLYFDGHSRPPRVPVGPRDDSGFDDAITQLGEYFAGTRTRFSLELAPRGSAFELAVWEQLLKIPYGETRTYRQLAVALGDPGGAQAVGNANGWNPISIIVPCHRVVGADGRLTGYAGGLSRKRFLLSLEEPPAEDLGRLF
- a CDS encoding quinone oxidoreductase family protein — protein: MRAIQYHRFGDYDVLDLATVPEPAARDGWAVVRITVAGVSPLDNTARLGKLPDGAVKPFPVIPGASGVGVLVEPGSSGLSVGARVALGNGRYGLAVDGVWAELVAVDPAHLVPIPDAVDDIAAAALTTGSGQLTALLALTDVVGFRAGQTVLAPGVGGAVGQGGVEVARVLGASRAFTTATSSAKAALGREAGFEVIDLSRESLRDGVARLTDGKGVDVVLDGVGGAITGEALGALAVDGSLVSIGYAAGMTSTINVTDLIWKNAHIHGFRFALFTPEQVNAGNSRLLELLAQKEINPIVDRVFPLAEAAEAQRHLIEGGPFGRVLLSV
- a CDS encoding chloride channel protein encodes the protein MQQSAARLGDFQVRPRVLVITGIALAVGGAAAVAAFLLLRLIGLITNAVFYQRLATDLVAPGAVHHPWWLVLAAPAAGGLVIGLMARYGSEKIRGHGMPEAIEAILTGGSRVAPRVAVLKPVSAAISIGTGGPFGAEGPIIMTGGAVGSILAQTLKLSADERKTLLVAGAAGGMAATFNAPLASVLLAVELLLFEWRPRSLIPVGAAVVVSTVLRGVMLGTDPVFAVPAPASAPGPAFDALALVPGLTGGLLAIGATALVYFAEDLFARLPVHWMWWPALGGLVIGVGGLIEPRALGVGYDVIDQLLTGHATQALIVGILVVKTAIWSLSLGSGTSGGVLAPVFMIGASLGAAESGLLPHFTPGFWATCGLAAVVGGVMRSPLTGIVFTLELTHAWSYLLPLVVASVSAYALSVLLLKRSVLTEKIARRRLHLTREYTTDPLETFFAHEVMTPEPQAEMPAPVRVVVHPDETLREVANKLAEAYVTSAPVVDRDDPANHLGVITLAQLLHARRRDLHEEHHRERLLP
- a CDS encoding helix-turn-helix domain-containing protein → MENHPVREALLELLRTRDELTSTDAARELGGNTGLYSFHLRKLAEQGLVEDVPGTTGRARPWRLAQGPKPKPDPELGELNRRLEDESYQRWRDNRGQAPVEWRDDEAFSEVVYLTPEEMAAMGDAIRSVIALFRHRETLPAARPADAAPVAVVARLFPMLDPE
- a CDS encoding DUF3048 domain-containing protein — translated: MARIWLVPAAAVLLLVSSCSGRSAAPEPTTTTAVPAGSALVVKIDNVAAARPQTGLTMADVVYVEPVEGGLTRIAAVYLGKLPPVIGPVRSARETDIDLLGQYGRPTLACSGSAPQLAPLLRNAGMETGCQSAVPTAYFRDSSRQSPHDLFVHPDKLPKGAGTVTPEQTGPAPAGGTPVTKQHEQVASVGFDFEWSDQKWLISMDGSPLTTTDGGRVGAATVVVEKVTTRAGTVPGDAAGNPSPVGVTVGSGPATVFRDGKSFQATWSRPSRTDATIFADAAGNAVPVADGPLWILLAPVS